A window from Dama dama isolate Ldn47 chromosome 11, ASM3311817v1, whole genome shotgun sequence encodes these proteins:
- the RETSAT gene encoding all-trans-retinol 13,14-reductase isoform X3, producing MWVSLLLLAALLLVILGKVYKGLFSGSSPNPFLEDVKRPPAPLVTDKEARKKVLKQAFSVNRVPEKLDVVVIGSGFGGLAAAAILAKTGKRVLVLEQHTKAGGCCHTFGKNGLEFDTGIHYVGRMQEDSSGRFILDQITEGQLDWVALPSPFDIMVLEGPDGRKEFPMYAGMKAYIQGLKDKFPQEEAAIDKYMKLVKVVSCGVIHGILLKILPLPVAQLLTKYGLLTRFSPFLRASTQSLAEVLRQLPASPELQAVLSYIFPTYGVTPSHTTFSMHALLVDHYLKGAFYPRGGSSEIAFHTIPVIQRAGGAVLTRAPVQSILLDSAGKAYGVTVKKGEDLVNIYCPIVISDAGLFNTYERLLPEQARCLPGVKRQLGMVRPGLSMVSVFICLRGTKKDLGLPTSNYYIYFDKDMDKAMEHYVSLPGDKAATHMPVLFICFPSAKDPTWEDRYPGQDIATCGLAGALQGALLCSSAILKRNLYSDLQKLGSRIQAQKKKN from the exons ATGTGGGTGTCGCTGCTGCTACTGGCTGCGCTGCTGCTGGTCATCCTCGGCAAAGTTTACAAGGGGCTATTCTCAGGCAGCTCCCCGAACCCCTTCTTGGAGGATGTCAAACGGCCACCCGCACCTCTGGTGACCGACAAGGAGGCCAGGAAGAAGGTTCTCAAGCAAG CTTTCTCGGTCAACCGAGTGCCAGAGAAGCTGGATGTGGTGGTGATTGGCAGTGGCTTTGGGGGCTTGGCAGCAGCTGCGATCCTAGCCAAAACTGGCAAGCGAGTTCTTGTTCTGGAACAACATACCAAGGCAGGAGGCTGTTGTCATACCTTTGGAAAGAATGGCCTTGAATTTGACACGG GAATCCATTATGTCGGGCGTATGCAGGAGGACAGCTCTGGGCGTTTTATCTTGGACCAGATCACTGAGGGGCAGCTAgactgggttgccttgccctctccCTTTGACATCATGGTACTAGAAGGGCCTGATGGCCGAAAAGAGTTTCCCATGTACGCGGGAATGAAAGCCTACATTCAGGGCCTCAAGGACAAGTTTCCCCAGGAAGAAGCTGCCATTGACAAGTATATGAAGCTAGTTAAG GTGGTATCCTGTGGAGTCATTCATGGTATCCTGCTGAAGATCCTCCCGCTGCCCGTGGCTCAGCTCCTCACCAAGTATGGGCTGCTCACCCGCTTCTCTCCATTCCTTCGTGCGTCCACCCAGAGCCTGGCTGAGGTCCTGCGGCAGCTCCCCGCCTCTCCAGAGCTCCAGGCCGTGCTCAGCTACATCTTCCCCACTTACG GTGTGACCCCCAGCCACACCACCTTTTCCATGCATGCTCTGCTGGTTGACCACTACTTAAAAGGGGCCTTTTATCCCCGAGGGGGCTCCAGTGAGATTGCCTTCCACACCATCCCTGTGATTCAGCGGGCTGGGGGTGCTGTCCTCACAAGGGCCCCTGTGCAAAGCATCCTGCTCGACTCAGCTGGGAAAGCCTATG GTGTCACTGTGAAGAAGGGTGAGGACCTGGTGAACATCTATTGCCCCATCGTGATCTCCGATGCGGGATTGTTCAACACCTACGAGCGCTTGTTGCCAGAGCAGGCCCGCTGTCTGCCAG GTGTGAAGCGGCAGCTGGGGATGGTTCGGCCCGGCCTGAGCATGGTCTCTGTCTTCATCTGCCTCCGAGGCACCAAGAAGGACCTGGGGCTGCCGACCAGCAACTACTATATTTATTTTGACAAAGACATGGATAAAGC GATGGAGCACTATGTCTCTCTGCCTGGGGACAAGGCCGCCACGCACATGCCTGTTCTCTTCATTTGCTTCCCGTCGGCCAAGGACCCAACTTGGGAGGACCGGTACCCAG GCCAAGACATTGCCACCTGTGGGTTGGCTGGAGCCCTGCAAGGGGCCTTGCTGTGCAGCAGCGCCATCCTGAAGCGGAACTTGTACTCAGACCTTCAGAAGCTCGGCTCGCGGATCCAGgcccagaagaaaaagaattag
- the RETSAT gene encoding all-trans-retinol 13,14-reductase isoform X1: MWVSLLLLAALLLVILGKVYKGLFSGSSPNPFLEDVKRPPAPLVTDKEARKKVLKQAFSVNRVPEKLDVVVIGSGFGGLAAAAILAKTGKRVLVLEQHTKAGGCCHTFGKNGLEFDTGIHYVGRMQEDSSGRFILDQITEGQLDWVALPSPFDIMVLEGPDGRKEFPMYAGMKAYIQGLKDKFPQEEAAIDKYMKLVKVVSCGVIHGILLKILPLPVAQLLTKYGLLTRFSPFLRASTQSLAEVLRQLPASPELQAVLSYIFPTYGVTPSHTTFSMHALLVDHYLKGAFYPRGGSSEIAFHTIPVIQRAGGAVLTRAPVQSILLDSAGKAYGVTVKKGEDLVNIYCPIVISDAGLFNTYERLLPEQARCLPGVKRQLGMVRPGLSMVSVFICLRGTKKDLGLPTSNYYIYFDKDMDKAMEHYVSLPGDKAATHMPVLFICFPSAKDPTWEDRYPDRSAAIVLVPASYEWFKEWQDEPQGKRSSAYETLKSSFVEAAMSVFLKQFPHLEGKVDSVTGGSPLSNQFYLAAPQGACYGADHDLGRLHPGTMASMRAQSPIPNLYLTGQDIATCGLAGALQGALLCSSAILKRNLYSDLQKLGSRIQAQKKKN; encoded by the exons ATGTGGGTGTCGCTGCTGCTACTGGCTGCGCTGCTGCTGGTCATCCTCGGCAAAGTTTACAAGGGGCTATTCTCAGGCAGCTCCCCGAACCCCTTCTTGGAGGATGTCAAACGGCCACCCGCACCTCTGGTGACCGACAAGGAGGCCAGGAAGAAGGTTCTCAAGCAAG CTTTCTCGGTCAACCGAGTGCCAGAGAAGCTGGATGTGGTGGTGATTGGCAGTGGCTTTGGGGGCTTGGCAGCAGCTGCGATCCTAGCCAAAACTGGCAAGCGAGTTCTTGTTCTGGAACAACATACCAAGGCAGGAGGCTGTTGTCATACCTTTGGAAAGAATGGCCTTGAATTTGACACGG GAATCCATTATGTCGGGCGTATGCAGGAGGACAGCTCTGGGCGTTTTATCTTGGACCAGATCACTGAGGGGCAGCTAgactgggttgccttgccctctccCTTTGACATCATGGTACTAGAAGGGCCTGATGGCCGAAAAGAGTTTCCCATGTACGCGGGAATGAAAGCCTACATTCAGGGCCTCAAGGACAAGTTTCCCCAGGAAGAAGCTGCCATTGACAAGTATATGAAGCTAGTTAAG GTGGTATCCTGTGGAGTCATTCATGGTATCCTGCTGAAGATCCTCCCGCTGCCCGTGGCTCAGCTCCTCACCAAGTATGGGCTGCTCACCCGCTTCTCTCCATTCCTTCGTGCGTCCACCCAGAGCCTGGCTGAGGTCCTGCGGCAGCTCCCCGCCTCTCCAGAGCTCCAGGCCGTGCTCAGCTACATCTTCCCCACTTACG GTGTGACCCCCAGCCACACCACCTTTTCCATGCATGCTCTGCTGGTTGACCACTACTTAAAAGGGGCCTTTTATCCCCGAGGGGGCTCCAGTGAGATTGCCTTCCACACCATCCCTGTGATTCAGCGGGCTGGGGGTGCTGTCCTCACAAGGGCCCCTGTGCAAAGCATCCTGCTCGACTCAGCTGGGAAAGCCTATG GTGTCACTGTGAAGAAGGGTGAGGACCTGGTGAACATCTATTGCCCCATCGTGATCTCCGATGCGGGATTGTTCAACACCTACGAGCGCTTGTTGCCAGAGCAGGCCCGCTGTCTGCCAG GTGTGAAGCGGCAGCTGGGGATGGTTCGGCCCGGCCTGAGCATGGTCTCTGTCTTCATCTGCCTCCGAGGCACCAAGAAGGACCTGGGGCTGCCGACCAGCAACTACTATATTTATTTTGACAAAGACATGGATAAAGC GATGGAGCACTATGTCTCTCTGCCTGGGGACAAGGCCGCCACGCACATGCCTGTTCTCTTCATTTGCTTCCCGTCGGCCAAGGACCCAACTTGGGAGGACCGGTACCCAG ACCGGTCGGCAGCGATCGTGCTAGTGCCCGCCTCATACGAGTGGTTCAAGGAGTGGCAGGACGAGCCCCAGGGAAAGCGGAGCAGTGCCTACGAGACCCTCAAGAGCTCCTTTGTTGAAGCCGCTATGTCGGTCTTCCTGAAGCAGTTCCCACATCTGGAGGGGAAG GTGGACAGTGTGACTGGAGGGTCCCCGCTGAGCAATCAGTTCTACCTGGCGGCTCCCCAAGGGGCCTGCTACGGGGCTGACCATGACCTGGGCCGCCTGCATCCTGGTACGATGGCCTCCATGAGGGCCCAGAGCCCCATCCCGAACCTTTACTTGACAG GCCAAGACATTGCCACCTGTGGGTTGGCTGGAGCCCTGCAAGGGGCCTTGCTGTGCAGCAGCGCCATCCTGAAGCGGAACTTGTACTCAGACCTTCAGAAGCTCGGCTCGCGGATCCAGgcccagaagaaaaagaattag
- the RETSAT gene encoding all-trans-retinol 13,14-reductase isoform X2 yields MWVSLLLLAALLLVILGKVYKGLFSGSSPNPFLEDVKRPPAPLVTDKEARKKVLKQAFSVNRVPEKLDVVVIGSGFGGLAAAAILAKTGKRVLVLEQHTKAGGCCHTFGKNGLEFDTGIHYVGRMQEDSSGRFILDQITEGQLDWVALPSPFDIMVLEGPDGRKEFPMYAGMKAYIQGLKDKFPQEEAAIDKYMKLVKVVSCGVIHGILLKILPLPVAQLLTKYGLLTRFSPFLRASTQSLAEVLRQLPASPELQAVLSYIFPTYGVTPSHTTFSMHALLVDHYLKGAFYPRGGSSEIAFHTIPVIQRAGGAVLTRAPVQSILLDSAGKAYGVTVKKGEDLVNIYCPIVISDAGLFNTYERLLPEQARCLPGVKRQLGMVRPGLSMVSVFICLRGTKKDLGLPTSNYYIYFDKDMDKAMEHYVSLPGDKAATHMPVLFICFPSAKDPTWEDRYPDRSAAIVLVPASYEWFKEWQDEPQGKRSSAYETLKSSFVEAAMSVFLKQFPHLEGKVDSVTGGSPLSNQFYLAAPQGACYGADHDLGRLHPGQDIATCGLAGALQGALLCSSAILKRNLYSDLQKLGSRIQAQKKKN; encoded by the exons ATGTGGGTGTCGCTGCTGCTACTGGCTGCGCTGCTGCTGGTCATCCTCGGCAAAGTTTACAAGGGGCTATTCTCAGGCAGCTCCCCGAACCCCTTCTTGGAGGATGTCAAACGGCCACCCGCACCTCTGGTGACCGACAAGGAGGCCAGGAAGAAGGTTCTCAAGCAAG CTTTCTCGGTCAACCGAGTGCCAGAGAAGCTGGATGTGGTGGTGATTGGCAGTGGCTTTGGGGGCTTGGCAGCAGCTGCGATCCTAGCCAAAACTGGCAAGCGAGTTCTTGTTCTGGAACAACATACCAAGGCAGGAGGCTGTTGTCATACCTTTGGAAAGAATGGCCTTGAATTTGACACGG GAATCCATTATGTCGGGCGTATGCAGGAGGACAGCTCTGGGCGTTTTATCTTGGACCAGATCACTGAGGGGCAGCTAgactgggttgccttgccctctccCTTTGACATCATGGTACTAGAAGGGCCTGATGGCCGAAAAGAGTTTCCCATGTACGCGGGAATGAAAGCCTACATTCAGGGCCTCAAGGACAAGTTTCCCCAGGAAGAAGCTGCCATTGACAAGTATATGAAGCTAGTTAAG GTGGTATCCTGTGGAGTCATTCATGGTATCCTGCTGAAGATCCTCCCGCTGCCCGTGGCTCAGCTCCTCACCAAGTATGGGCTGCTCACCCGCTTCTCTCCATTCCTTCGTGCGTCCACCCAGAGCCTGGCTGAGGTCCTGCGGCAGCTCCCCGCCTCTCCAGAGCTCCAGGCCGTGCTCAGCTACATCTTCCCCACTTACG GTGTGACCCCCAGCCACACCACCTTTTCCATGCATGCTCTGCTGGTTGACCACTACTTAAAAGGGGCCTTTTATCCCCGAGGGGGCTCCAGTGAGATTGCCTTCCACACCATCCCTGTGATTCAGCGGGCTGGGGGTGCTGTCCTCACAAGGGCCCCTGTGCAAAGCATCCTGCTCGACTCAGCTGGGAAAGCCTATG GTGTCACTGTGAAGAAGGGTGAGGACCTGGTGAACATCTATTGCCCCATCGTGATCTCCGATGCGGGATTGTTCAACACCTACGAGCGCTTGTTGCCAGAGCAGGCCCGCTGTCTGCCAG GTGTGAAGCGGCAGCTGGGGATGGTTCGGCCCGGCCTGAGCATGGTCTCTGTCTTCATCTGCCTCCGAGGCACCAAGAAGGACCTGGGGCTGCCGACCAGCAACTACTATATTTATTTTGACAAAGACATGGATAAAGC GATGGAGCACTATGTCTCTCTGCCTGGGGACAAGGCCGCCACGCACATGCCTGTTCTCTTCATTTGCTTCCCGTCGGCCAAGGACCCAACTTGGGAGGACCGGTACCCAG ACCGGTCGGCAGCGATCGTGCTAGTGCCCGCCTCATACGAGTGGTTCAAGGAGTGGCAGGACGAGCCCCAGGGAAAGCGGAGCAGTGCCTACGAGACCCTCAAGAGCTCCTTTGTTGAAGCCGCTATGTCGGTCTTCCTGAAGCAGTTCCCACATCTGGAGGGGAAG GTGGACAGTGTGACTGGAGGGTCCCCGCTGAGCAATCAGTTCTACCTGGCGGCTCCCCAAGGGGCCTGCTACGGGGCTGACCATGACCTGGGCCGCCTGCATCCTG GCCAAGACATTGCCACCTGTGGGTTGGCTGGAGCCCTGCAAGGGGCCTTGCTGTGCAGCAGCGCCATCCTGAAGCGGAACTTGTACTCAGACCTTCAGAAGCTCGGCTCGCGGATCCAGgcccagaagaaaaagaattag
- the TGOLN2 gene encoding trans-Golgi network integral membrane protein 2, with amino-acid sequence MRFPVLFVLLSVVAADLLLSSAPVARAGAPKEVQASAGSSGHHGLISQPQELSNQTFLNQTDAKTDTGSAGADQGPEKTNPDNSTDELRLEITDTDNSVAKQGSKKTDPGDSRTEHHPERADPGNSGSVQRPATTYSENSGAKQHLEKTEPGDSETEQHPGKANPGNSPTDQSNKLVSSSSSDNKESTKLHVNTVAGKPLQTSRTEPGGKVLADPSSPQQEGEGKPLELTEDVEPKETEEGDTEPEEDAPPKEEKEMVGPASRENREGTLSNTWSKKDDLYKDNLGNASAESSHFFAYLVTAAILVALLYIAYHNKRKIIAFVLEGKRSKVTRRPKATDYQRLDQKI; translated from the exons ATGCGGTTCCCGGTTTTGTTCGTGTTACTGAGCGTCGTGGCAGCGG ACTTGCTGCTCAGTTCTGCTCCAGTCGCCAGAGCAGGCGCTCCAAAGGAAGTTCAGGCTTCTGCAGGAAGCTCCGGGCATCACGGCTTGATCTCTCAGCCACAAGAACTCAGTAACCAAACCTTTCTAAATCAGACCGACGCGAAAACCGACACTGGCAGTGCCGGAGCCGACCAGGGCCCGGAGAAAACCAACCCTGACAATTCGACAGACGAGCTGCGCCTCGAGATAACCGACACCGACAATTCGGTAGCCAAGCAGGGCTCCAAGAAAACTGACCCTGGCGATTCGCGAACCGAACACCACCCTGAGAGAGCCGACCCTGGCAATTCGGGATCGGTGCAGCGCCCCGCGACAACCTACTCTGAGAATTCGGGAGCCAAGCAGCACCTGGAGAAAACTGAGCCTGGCGATTCGGAAACCGAACAGCACCCCGGGAAAGCCAACCCTGGCAATTCCCCCACAGACCAATCCAACAAGTTGGTCTCCAGCTCCTCTTCTGATAACAAGGAGTCCACCAAGCTTCATGTAAACACAGTAGCTGGCAAACCTCTGCAGACTTCCAGAACTGAACCTGGGGGAAAAGTGTTGGCAGACCCCTCTTCTCCCCAGCAGGAGGGAGAAGGTAAGCCCTTAGAACTAACAGAAGATGTGGAGCCCAAGGAGACTGAGGAAGGGGATACAGAGCCAGAGGAAGACGCACCacccaaagaagagaaagaaatggttggCCCTGCCTCCAGGGAGAACCGTGAAGGGACACTTTCGAATACCTGGAGTAAGAAGGATGACCTTTATAAGGATAACCTTGGAAATGCCAGTGCAGAGAGCAGCCACTTTTTTGCCTATctggtgacagcagccattctCGTCGCTCTCCTCTATATCGCATACCACAATAAGCGGAAG ATTATAGCTTTCGTCCTGGAAGGAAAAAGATCCAAAGTTACACGGCGGCCAAAGGCCACTGACTACCAACGTTTGGACCAGAAG ATTTGA